One Candidatus Woesearchaeota archaeon DNA segment encodes these proteins:
- a CDS encoding ORF6N domain-containing protein: MEDNSLVLSTDNIKSKIYTIRNMQVMLDTDLAEFYKVETKALNQAVKRNSERFPENFMFQLTEDEFENLKSQIVTSSWGGRRKLPYAFTEQGVAMLSGVLKSDTAVRISIQIMSAFVAMRRFISSNAQIFQRLDVVEKKQTEHNRKFDEIFNAIQNRDIKPEKGIFFDGQIFDAYRFISDIIRTADKSIVLIDNYIDDSVLTLFSKRNKNVQVTIFTKEISKQLSLDLDKYNAQYPLIKVTEFKQSHDRFLIIDNKEVYHFGASLKDLGKKWFAFSKFDKEAFNLLDKLGLK, encoded by the coding sequence ATGGAAGACAATTCATTAGTATTAAGCACAGATAATATCAAAAGTAAAATTTATACAATAAGAAATATGCAGGTGATGCTTGATACAGATCTTGCAGAATTTTATAAAGTGGAAACAAAAGCATTAAATCAAGCGGTTAAGAGGAATAGTGAACGATTTCCTGAAAATTTTATGTTTCAATTAACTGAAGATGAATTTGAAAACTTGAAGTCACAAATTGTGACTTCAAGTTGGGGTGGCAGAAGAAAATTACCTTATGCTTTTACAGAACAAGGAGTTGCCATGCTCTCCGGAGTTTTAAAAAGTGATACTGCTGTAAGGATAAGCATTCAAATAATGAGCGCATTCGTAGCCATGCGGAGATTTATCTCCTCAAATGCACAGATATTCCAAAGACTGGATGTTGTTGAGAAAAAGCAGACTGAGCATAACAGGAAATTTGACGAGATATTTAATGCAATACAAAATAGAGACATAAAGCCTGAAAAAGGAATATTTTTTGATGGGCAGATATTTGATGCGTACAGATTTATTTCAGACATTATCCGGACTGCGGATAAGTCAATAGTTCTCATTGACAATTACATTGATGATTCTGTTTTGACGCTATTTAGCAAGAGGAATAAAAATGTGCAGGTTACAATATTCACTAAAGAGATTTCCAAGCAGTTATCCCTTGATCTTGATAAATACAATGCACAATATCCGCTTATTAAAGTAACAGAATTTAAGCAGTCCCACGACAGGTTCCTCATTATAGACAATAAAGAAGTGTATCATTTCGGAGCTTCATTAAAAGACCTGGGCAAAAAATGGTTTGCATTCTCAAAATTCGACAAAGAAGCATTTAATCTGCTTGATAAGCTGGGATTGAAATGA
- a CDS encoding phosphotyrosine protein phosphatase — protein MKALFVCSYNHDRSKTAEEIFKGSFEVRSAGLFNNPVSEEQILWADIIFVMEEFQVSEIKRRFPKTSKRIVCLDISDEFSYMQPELISLLKIRLKEFLHS, from the coding sequence ATGAAAGCCCTTTTTGTGTGCAGCTACAACCATGACAGGAGCAAAACTGCAGAGGAAATCTTCAAAGGAAGTTTTGAGGTGCGCTCAGCAGGGCTTTTCAACAACCCTGTTAGTGAAGAGCAGATTCTCTGGGCTGATATCATTTTTGTGATGGAAGAGTTCCAGGTTTCTGAGATAAAGAGGCGGTTCCCGAAAACCTCAAAGAGAATTGTCTGCCTTGACATCTCTGATGAGTTCTCATACATGCAGCCAGAGCTTATTTCTCTCCTGAAAATCCGCCTTAAGGAATTCCTGCATTCCTAA
- the nucS gene encoding endonuclease NucS yields the protein MIDFHDFINDFSDALLKGESMAVFARCEIFYSGRAESQLLSGERILVVKSDKSMLVHQPSGSAPVNWMKENSDYSLSIEGDSLMLRVRNLPLKEHLDIRIEEVYSFSHRKLEDNQKIILAGSEKDMSDMILENPSLIEKGFKPLSREEHTKYGFIDVFGYDLNNVLVVIEAKRYTADFKAVSQLQRYVEKIKETKGLSKVRGILAAPGISPNAEKMLRDFGFEFRKINPPRYMERFSRAQSTISRFG from the coding sequence ATGATTGACTTTCACGATTTCATAAATGATTTCAGCGATGCCCTCCTTAAAGGAGAGAGCATGGCAGTATTTGCCAGATGCGAGATTTTTTACAGCGGAAGGGCTGAAAGCCAGCTCTTGTCCGGAGAAAGGATTCTTGTTGTAAAGTCAGACAAAAGCATGCTTGTGCACCAGCCGTCTGGCTCTGCGCCTGTCAACTGGATGAAGGAGAATTCAGATTATTCCCTTTCAATTGAGGGCGATTCATTAATGCTTCGCGTAAGAAACCTTCCCTTAAAAGAGCACCTTGACATAAGAATTGAGGAGGTATATTCTTTTTCGCACAGGAAACTTGAGGACAACCAGAAGATAATTCTTGCAGGCTCTGAAAAAGATATGTCTGACATGATTCTTGAGAATCCCTCTCTTATTGAAAAGGGCTTCAAGCCGCTTTCAAGGGAGGAGCACACCAAATACGGCTTTATTGATGTTTTCGGTTATGATTTGAATAATGTTCTTGTTGTGATTGAGGCAAAGCGCTACACAGCTGACTTCAAGGCAGTTTCCCAGCTTCAAAGGTATGTTGAGAAGATAAAGGAAACAAAAGGATTATCAAAGGTCAGGGGAATCCTTGCTGCTCCGGGAATATCCCCCAATGCAGAAAAGATGCTTCGCGATTTCGGGTTTGAATTCAGGAAAATCAATCCGCCGAGATACATGGAAAGGTTCAGCAGGGCGCAGAGCACAATATCCAGGTTTGGATGA
- a CDS encoding CBS domain-containing protein, producing the protein MIYLSHLLGRRIADNSGKIAGILEDLIILDGEKAAEVTALVCRNKNSLFRIPISYVTVIEKEIKLSIQNDKIPMLGSVNPDDLHLKSAILDKQLIDTEGLKVIRVNDVALANVNGKFSVIGVDAGFSGFLRRLGVPKTIGNLLPEAGKKIGNIISWEFVAPLEPDPKHLHLKIERKSIHAMHPADLAELMGDLSDEERVLVLKSIDNNMAADALAEAEPKVQKSIVEDIRVKRIIPVLEKMTADEVADMLSFTNKKKAEEILSLIKPEIAKQVKEILKYPEDTAGALMTTEFIAIPWNLTAEQTINKMREIIPTISNIYYLYVTNEKNELVGVLSLRQLIIVPPQKKVCDFMNSDVAKVELSDSKQHMAKVLSKYNLLALPVVDSNNILKGVVTAHDIIENVMPESWSRGKVKKSRVRKEKKIAAETTSAKSDIKQ; encoded by the coding sequence TTGATTTATCTGAGTCATCTTTTGGGAAGAAGAATAGCAGACAACAGCGGAAAAATCGCGGGAATCCTTGAGGATTTGATAATTCTTGACGGCGAGAAGGCAGCAGAAGTGACTGCACTTGTGTGCAGGAATAAAAATTCGCTTTTCAGAATCCCAATATCTTATGTCACAGTTATAGAAAAGGAAATAAAGCTTTCAATTCAGAATGATAAAATTCCAATGCTCGGAAGCGTTAATCCTGATGACCTGCACCTGAAATCAGCAATCCTGGACAAGCAGCTGATAGACACAGAAGGCCTGAAGGTAATCAGGGTTAATGATGTTGCGCTTGCAAATGTTAACGGAAAGTTCAGCGTTATAGGTGTTGATGCTGGATTCAGCGGATTCCTTAGAAGGCTTGGAGTTCCAAAAACAATCGGAAACCTTCTTCCTGAAGCTGGAAAAAAGATTGGAAACATAATCTCATGGGAGTTTGTAGCCCCTCTTGAGCCAGACCCAAAGCATCTTCACCTGAAGATTGAGAGAAAAAGCATCCACGCAATGCACCCTGCAGATCTTGCCGAACTGATGGGCGACTTAAGCGACGAGGAGAGGGTGCTTGTCCTCAAGTCAATTGACAACAATATGGCTGCCGATGCGCTGGCAGAGGCAGAGCCTAAAGTCCAGAAGAGCATTGTTGAGGACATTAGGGTAAAGAGGATAATTCCTGTTCTTGAAAAAATGACAGCAGATGAAGTTGCAGACATGCTGAGCTTCACAAACAAGAAAAAAGCTGAGGAAATACTCTCGCTGATAAAGCCTGAAATTGCAAAGCAGGTTAAAGAAATCCTGAAATACCCTGAGGACACTGCAGGAGCCCTTATGACAACAGAATTCATAGCAATACCCTGGAATTTAACTGCAGAGCAGACCATAAACAAGATGAGGGAGATTATACCAACCATCTCAAATATTTATTATCTCTATGTCACAAATGAGAAAAATGAGCTTGTGGGAGTGCTTTCATTAAGGCAGCTTATCATTGTTCCGCCCCAGAAAAAGGTGTGCGACTTCATGAACAGCGATGTTGCAAAGGTTGAGCTTTCAGATTCAAAACAGCACATGGCAAAGGTTCTTTCAAAATACAATCTTCTTGCGCTTCCTGTTGTGGACAGCAACAATATCCTTAAGGGAGTTGTCACAGCCCACGACATAATTGAGAATGTCATGCCAGAATCCTGGAGCAGGGGAAAAGTTAAAAAGAGCAGGGTAAGGAAAGAAAAGAAGATTGCAGCAGAAACCACTTCAGCAAAGTCAGATATTAAACAATAA
- a CDS encoding Nramp family divalent metal transporter: MAGFNIKHSWRELLIFFSIMGPGLITAFADNDAGGIATYSVAGATFGYGILWAVIPITLVLILVQEMNARMGVMTGKGLADLIRENYGVKITFFIMAALFVANITTAISNFAGIAAASEIFGLSRLVIIPICAIIIWLIITKGNYKSTEKIFFILAFFYITYIISGFMAKPDWSLALKSTIKPTIQFDKEYLLLLIGLIGTTITPWMQFYMQAAFVEKGIKPENYKYSKADVYISSIVTDIVTYFVILTCAATLFTAGIHVETAKEAALALAPLAGRWAEYLFAIGLFVASFFAAIILPISTAFCICEGIGFETGVNKNFKEAPQFYWILTLIIAISAFVSMIPKLPLIKVMLTSQVISGIILPIILIIMLRLINKKEIMGEHVNSKFYNMIVWTAAIIIIVLTLILVFVLLFGNILKI, encoded by the coding sequence ATGGCAGGATTCAACATTAAACATTCTTGGAGAGAGCTTCTCATATTCTTTTCAATAATGGGTCCTGGGCTCATAACTGCATTCGCGGACAATGACGCTGGAGGAATAGCGACATACTCAGTTGCAGGAGCAACATTTGGATACGGAATCCTTTGGGCAGTAATCCCGATAACTTTGGTTCTAATCCTTGTCCAGGAAATGAATGCAAGAATGGGAGTTATGACAGGAAAAGGACTTGCAGACCTCATCAGGGAAAACTATGGAGTAAAAATAACATTTTTCATAATGGCTGCGCTCTTTGTCGCAAACATCACAACAGCCATCTCAAACTTTGCAGGAATTGCAGCTGCTTCTGAGATTTTTGGGTTGTCGCGGCTTGTTATAATACCTATATGCGCAATCATAATCTGGCTGATAATAACAAAGGGCAATTACAAGAGCACTGAAAAGATATTTTTCATACTTGCGTTCTTCTACATAACATACATAATATCCGGCTTTATGGCAAAGCCTGACTGGAGTCTCGCATTAAAGAGCACAATTAAGCCCACAATCCAGTTTGATAAGGAATACCTGCTCTTGCTGATAGGGCTTATCGGAACAACAATAACGCCGTGGATGCAGTTCTACATGCAGGCTGCTTTTGTGGAGAAAGGGATAAAGCCTGAGAACTACAAATACTCAAAGGCAGATGTCTACATAAGCTCAATAGTAACAGATATTGTGACATATTTTGTCATACTAACCTGCGCAGCAACATTGTTCACTGCAGGAATACATGTGGAAACAGCAAAGGAAGCTGCTCTTGCTCTTGCGCCCCTTGCAGGAAGGTGGGCTGAATACCTGTTTGCAATCGGGCTTTTTGTGGCATCATTTTTTGCAGCAATAATACTTCCCATCTCAACAGCATTCTGCATATGCGAGGGAATAGGATTTGAGACAGGAGTTAATAAGAATTTCAAGGAAGCGCCGCAGTTCTACTGGATTTTAACTCTCATTATCGCAATATCCGCATTCGTTTCAATGATTCCAAAACTGCCGCTCATAAAGGTAATGCTGACTTCCCAGGTGATAAGCGGGATAATACTCCCGATAATTCTCATAATAATGCTACGGCTAATAAACAAGAAAGAAATTATGGGGGAGCATGTAAACTCAAAGTTTTACAACATGATTGTATGGACTGCGGCAATAATCATAATAGTCCTGACTTTGATTCTTGTTTTTGTATTGCTCTTTGGAAACATCCTGAAAATCTGA
- a CDS encoding MGMT family protein, with the protein MPTSFESRVYSLAKRIPKGMVSTYGEIARKMRTGAYQAVGNALHNNPTPIIVPCHRVVKSDGSLGGFAGGKKRKILLLKKEGVKVRKGMIADFERILFRF; encoded by the coding sequence ATGCCAACTTCTTTTGAGAGCCGAGTTTATTCCCTTGCAAAGAGAATCCCTAAGGGAATGGTTTCTACATACGGGGAAATAGCCCGGAAAATGCGAACAGGCGCATACCAGGCAGTCGGGAACGCCCTTCACAACAACCCAACACCGATTATTGTGCCTTGCCACAGGGTTGTGAAATCAGACGGCTCTCTCGGCGGGTTTGCAGGAGGAAAGAAAAGAAAAATCCTCCTCCTGAAAAAAGAGGGCGTAAAAGTGAGAAAGGGAATGATTGCTGATTTTGAAAGAATTCTATTCAGATTCTGA
- a CDS encoding transcription initiation factor IIB: MNLTNFRHRFIKKCPECGGINLFWNKDKGEVICKDCGLVVEDKMVDFGQEWRDFDSDKSDSKRRAGAPITYTQYDQGLGTEVGRSADLSQFSSKARNKFFRLRKWQYRISTAIERNLKLALAELKRIVSYLKLPKSVEEEAARIYTLAVRKGLVRGRSMESVVAGALYAACRRHEVPRTLDELSEASGIEKKEIGRTYRFITRELAIKIIPSNPADYIARFSSALKLSPETQSRAVEILDKAQNAELTSGRGPTGIAAAALYVSALIHGEKRTQREVADVAGVTEVTIRNRYKELLDKLNLEREIKKVKSKNRQ, translated from the coding sequence GTGAATTTGACTAATTTTAGGCATCGTTTCATCAAGAAATGTCCGGAATGCGGCGGTATAAACCTTTTCTGGAACAAGGACAAGGGAGAAGTCATCTGCAAGGACTGCGGGCTTGTTGTTGAGGACAAGATGGTTGATTTCGGCCAGGAATGGCGCGACTTTGACTCAGACAAGTCTGACTCCAAGAGAAGAGCAGGCGCTCCAATAACATACACCCAGTATGACCAGGGGCTTGGGACTGAGGTGGGAAGAAGCGCCGACCTTTCGCAGTTCTCCTCAAAGGCAAGGAACAAATTCTTCAGGTTAAGGAAATGGCAGTACAGAATCAGCACTGCAATTGAGAGGAACTTGAAGCTTGCGCTTGCTGAGCTAAAGAGGATAGTAAGCTATCTTAAGCTTCCAAAATCAGTTGAGGAGGAGGCAGCGAGAATTTACACTCTTGCAGTCAGGAAAGGGCTTGTCAGGGGAAGGTCTATGGAGTCAGTTGTTGCAGGAGCATTATATGCTGCATGCAGGCGCCATGAGGTTCCAAGAACTCTTGACGAGCTGAGCGAGGCATCTGGAATCGAGAAAAAGGAGATTGGAAGAACTTACAGGTTCATCACAAGGGAGCTTGCGATAAAGATTATCCCGTCAAATCCTGCTGATTACATTGCAAGATTCTCATCTGCGCTTAAATTGAGCCCTGAAACCCAGAGCAGGGCTGTTGAGATTCTTGACAAGGCGCAAAATGCAGAATTGACCTCAGGAAGGGGCCCAACAGGAATTGCAGCAGCAGCACTGTATGTTTCTGCGTTGATACACGGCGAAAAGAGGACTCAGAGAGAGGTTGCTGATGTTGCAGGAGTTACTGAAGTCACAATCAGGAACAGATACAAGGAGCTCCTTGATAAGCTCAATCTTGAGAGGGAAATCAAGAAAGTGAAGAGCAAGAACCGGCAGTAA
- a CDS encoding YggS family pyridoxal phosphate-dependent enzyme → MNIRDNVRNILSEIPKGVLLVAATKAQSPEKIAEAVLSGVDAIGENYVQEGEKKFAKVNELISGKKVQRHFIGHLQKNKVKKALSLFDVIETVDSIELAEEIDRRAVKKVPVLIEVNISGEETKTGIKEEDAEKLARNISALPNIELSGLMAIPYSDDREKLRGYFREMKILFERLKELKIPGADLKFLSMGMSSDYDIAVEEGANIIRVGTKIFGERKK, encoded by the coding sequence ATGAATATAAGAGACAATGTCAGGAATATTCTTTCAGAAATTCCAAAAGGGGTTCTGCTTGTTGCTGCAACAAAAGCGCAGAGCCCTGAAAAAATAGCAGAGGCAGTTCTTTCTGGAGTGGATGCGATTGGCGAGAATTATGTTCAGGAAGGAGAGAAAAAATTTGCAAAAGTAAATGAACTTATTTCCGGAAAAAAGGTGCAGAGGCATTTCATCGGGCATCTTCAGAAGAACAAGGTAAAAAAGGCGCTTTCCCTGTTTGATGTTATTGAAACAGTTGACTCAATTGAGCTTGCAGAAGAAATTGACAGGAGAGCTGTAAAAAAAGTTCCTGTGTTGATTGAGGTGAATATTTCTGGTGAAGAAACAAAAACAGGAATAAAAGAGGAAGATGCAGAAAAACTTGCAAGGAATATTTCAGCGCTTCCAAACATTGAACTATCGGGGCTCATGGCAATTCCTTATTCAGATGACAGGGAAAAGTTAAGAGGGTATTTCCGGGAGATGAAAATTCTTTTTGAAAGATTAAAGGAACTTAAAATTCCGGGAGCAGATTTAAAATTCCTTTCAATGGGCATGAGCTCTGACTATGATATTGCAGTAGAGGAAGGAGCAAACATAATAAGGGTTGGAACCAAGATATTCGGGGAAAGAAAAAAATGA
- the ahcY gene encoding adenosylhomocysteinase, whose protein sequence is MPGNLSNAPQYAVKDISLAEQGKKNIEWAEAHMNALLELQKRLMREKPFKGIRIGMALHVTKETAVLVKTFISGGADVAICSCNPLSTQDDAAAALASMGIKVYAWKGESREEYYSNLSRVIDFKPNITIDDGCDLVNEIHTKHPELISSIIGGCEETTTGVIRLRAMKKDNALKYPVVAVNDNKTKHLMDNYYGTGQSAIDGIIRATNILFAGKNVVVCGYGDCGKGVSLKAKGFGANVIVTEVTAFRALQAVFDGFRVMPIADAARIGDIFVTVTGDKKVISTRNIEIMKNNAILANAGHFDAEIDVAGLKKMAKATRKIRPFLDEFTLRNGKKVYLCADGRLVNLGAAEGHPSEVMSMSFCGQALAVEFLVKNRGKTGIEVIDLPESIDEQISRLQLATMGIKIDTLTDEQIKYLAGWKEGT, encoded by the coding sequence ATGCCAGGAAATTTATCAAATGCGCCGCAGTATGCGGTAAAGGATATTTCCCTTGCTGAGCAGGGAAAAAAGAATATTGAATGGGCAGAAGCCCACATGAACGCTCTTCTTGAGCTTCAGAAAAGGCTTATGCGGGAAAAGCCGTTCAAGGGAATAAGGATTGGAATGGCTCTCCATGTGACAAAGGAAACAGCAGTTCTTGTCAAGACTTTCATTTCAGGAGGAGCAGATGTTGCAATATGCTCATGCAATCCGCTTTCAACACAGGACGATGCTGCAGCAGCCCTTGCCTCAATGGGAATAAAGGTTTATGCATGGAAGGGCGAGAGCAGGGAAGAATACTACTCCAACCTTAGCAGGGTAATTGATTTCAAGCCGAACATCACAATAGATGACGGATGCGACCTTGTGAATGAGATTCATACAAAGCATCCTGAATTAATATCCTCAATAATCGGCGGATGCGAGGAAACAACAACAGGTGTTATAAGATTAAGAGCGATGAAGAAGGACAATGCATTGAAATATCCTGTTGTTGCAGTCAATGACAATAAGACAAAGCACCTTATGGACAACTACTACGGAACAGGGCAGTCGGCAATCGATGGAATAATAAGGGCAACAAACATCCTCTTTGCAGGGAAGAATGTTGTTGTGTGCGGCTATGGCGACTGCGGAAAGGGAGTTTCCCTCAAGGCAAAGGGGTTTGGCGCAAATGTTATTGTTACAGAAGTTACTGCATTCAGGGCGCTCCAGGCTGTTTTTGACGGCTTTAGGGTAATGCCGATTGCAGATGCTGCAAGAATAGGGGATATCTTTGTTACTGTAACCGGAGATAAGAAAGTTATCTCAACAAGGAACATTGAAATAATGAAAAACAATGCAATCCTTGCAAATGCCGGGCACTTTGATGCAGAAATTGATGTTGCCGGCTTGAAAAAGATGGCAAAAGCCACCAGGAAGATAAGGCCGTTCCTTGATGAGTTTACATTGAGGAACGGGAAGAAGGTTTATCTCTGCGCAGACGGAAGATTGGTCAATCTTGGCGCAGCAGAGGGGCATCCTTCTGAAGTCATGAGCATGTCATTCTGCGGGCAGGCGCTTGCTGTTGAATTCCTTGTAAAAAACAGGGGAAAAACAGGGATTGAAGTGATTGACCTTCCTGAATCAATTGATGAGCAGATTTCAAGGCTTCAGCTTGCAACAATGGGAATTAAGATTGACACCCTTACTGACGAGCAGATAAAATACCTCGCTGGCTGGAAGGAAGGGACATAA
- a CDS encoding Lrp/AsnC family transcriptional regulator, protein MLEKNETRIIEELKENSRASVREIAKATGMRPSTVHLKIKKMKEEGVIEKFTVKLSNAKSGENFIAFLLVKTNKEIRNNLFQNPRIKEVFGITGEYDLLIKMKFSDIDEFNRFLISFRKTEGVEGTVSLVSTINIKEEI, encoded by the coding sequence ATGCTTGAAAAAAATGAAACAAGGATAATAGAAGAGCTTAAGGAGAATTCAAGGGCGAGTGTCAGGGAGATTGCAAAAGCAACAGGGATGCGCCCGAGCACTGTTCACCTGAAGATAAAAAAGATGAAAGAAGAGGGAGTTATAGAAAAATTCACAGTAAAACTCAGCAATGCAAAATCAGGAGAGAATTTCATCGCATTCCTTCTTGTAAAGACAAACAAGGAGATAAGAAATAATCTCTTTCAGAATCCCAGAATAAAGGAAGTTTTCGGGATAACAGGGGAATATGACCTTCTCATAAAGATGAAATTTTCTGATATTGATGAGTTCAACAGATTCTTAATATCATTCAGGAAAACAGAGGGAGTTGAAGGGACTGTTTCCCTTGTCTCAACAATAAACATCAAAGAGGAAATTTAA
- a CDS encoding methyltransferase, translating into MNKKSISYADVYEPREDSCLIRKHIRKLSKGAVLDMGTGSGILALEASKSKRAGKVYAVDLNRKAIAFALKNSKGKRIEFLYSDLFSCFKKKKILFDLIIFNPPYLPEDENEQDDLLKKALCGGKKGFETIERFMVEAGDYLKNSGKILLLFSSLTGKEKVEEIISDNLFVFRKIDEQSFDFESIFVYLIEKSPILRKISACGIKSLRKYAKGHRGLVYRGLLHEKNVIVKIANPNSEAVGRIKNEIHFLKILNKRGIGAGIIISKRDFFACEFLEGKRIIEFISSSKKDAVKKVLRKVFLELYSLDRMRLDKEEMHRPFKHIIIGKNLRVKMIDFERMHLSKSPKNVTQFCQFLSSTSISEILEKKGIFVKRSEIISILREYKKDFSKKSLEGIIRVFC; encoded by the coding sequence ATGAATAAAAAATCAATTTCTTATGCTGATGTCTATGAGCCCCGGGAGGATTCATGCCTCATCAGGAAGCACATCAGGAAATTATCAAAAGGGGCTGTTCTTGACATGGGAACAGGCTCAGGAATCCTTGCGCTTGAAGCATCAAAATCAAAAAGGGCAGGAAAGGTTTATGCAGTTGATTTGAACAGGAAAGCGATTGCATTTGCTTTGAAAAACTCCAAAGGAAAAAGGATTGAATTTCTCTATTCAGACCTTTTCTCCTGCTTTAAGAAAAAGAAAATCCTTTTTGACTTAATAATCTTCAATCCGCCTTACCTTCCTGAAGATGAAAATGAGCAGGATGACCTGCTAAAAAAGGCGCTGTGCGGGGGAAAAAAGGGATTTGAGACAATTGAGCGCTTCATGGTTGAAGCAGGGGATTACCTGAAAAATTCCGGGAAGATTCTTCTCCTGTTTTCCTCTCTTACAGGAAAGGAAAAGGTTGAGGAGATTATTTCAGACAATCTCTTTGTTTTCAGGAAGATTGATGAGCAGAGTTTTGATTTTGAGAGCATATTTGTCTATCTGATTGAAAAATCCCCGATTCTTAGGAAAATTTCTGCATGCGGGATAAAATCATTGAGGAAATATGCAAAGGGGCACAGGGGGCTTGTATACCGCGGATTACTCCATGAAAAAAATGTTATTGTGAAAATCGCAAACCCGAATTCAGAGGCAGTCGGAAGAATCAAGAATGAGATTCATTTTCTGAAAATCCTCAATAAAAGAGGAATCGGGGCGGGAATTATCATTTCAAAGAGGGATTTCTTTGCCTGCGAGTTTCTTGAAGGGAAGAGGATTATTGAATTCATTTCCTCTTCAAAAAAAGATGCAGTGAAAAAAGTTCTGAGAAAGGTTTTTCTTGAGCTTTATTCCCTTGATAGGATGAGGCTTGACAAGGAAGAGATGCACCGCCCGTTCAAGCACATAATAATAGGGAAGAATCTCAGAGTTAAAATGATTGACTTTGAGAGGATGCATCTTTCAAAAAGCCCGAAGAATGTAACCCAGTTCTGCCAGTTCCTATCCTCAACTTCCATCTCTGAAATTCTTGAAAAGAAGGGGATTTTTGTCAAGAGAAGCGAAATTATAAGCATCTTAAGAGAATACAAGAAGGATTTCTCAAAAAAATCCCTGGAAGGGATAATCCGCGTATTCTGCTGA
- a CDS encoding cytidylate kinase family protein, whose amino-acid sequence MIITISGKAGSGKSTVGKMLAKRLNLKYYCIGDMRRKMAEERGLSLEEFNKLGEKEDFTDKEVDSFQEKLGKKEDNFLIVGRTSYHFIPHSIKVFLDVNLDESARRIFCAQRENEHYASVDEALEKIKEREESDRSRYQKYYRINPFDHKNFDIVINTTEISAVKVVEKIMQFVKEKK is encoded by the coding sequence ATGATAATCACAATATCGGGGAAAGCTGGCTCTGGAAAGAGCACTGTTGGTAAAATGCTTGCAAAAAGGCTGAATCTCAAGTATTACTGCATTGGCGACATGAGAAGGAAGATGGCTGAGGAACGAGGGCTTTCCCTTGAAGAGTTTAACAAGCTTGGGGAAAAGGAGGATTTCACAGACAAGGAAGTTGACTCATTCCAGGAAAAGCTGGGAAAAAAAGAGGACAATTTCCTGATTGTGGGAAGGACAAGCTACCATTTCATTCCCCACTCAATAAAGGTTTTTCTGGATGTGAATCTTGATGAGAGCGCAAGGAGGATATTTTGTGCTCAAAGGGAAAATGAGCATTATGCAAGCGTTGATGAGGCGCTCGAGAAGATAAAGGAGCGCGAGGAAAGCGACAGAAGCAGGTATCAGAAATATTACAGAATAAACCCGTTTGACCATAAGAACTTTGACATTGTGATTAACACAACAGAAATCTCTGCAGTGAAGGTAGTTGAGAAAATAATGCAATTTGTAAAAGAGAAGAAATGA